The proteins below are encoded in one region of Ricinus communis isolate WT05 ecotype wild-type chromosome 6, ASM1957865v1, whole genome shotgun sequence:
- the LOC8281964 gene encoding protein RETARDED ROOT GROWTH-LIKE, whose protein sequence is MKNPKQNTDELEPFLLPSSFSHKKIKKSLTMWRTIDSHLKTIRLPVRTILFSKSPLNPDYHSLPLLKPYPRHFSLPKTLTLSLSTFSGRSHYYDSTTTNLGILRCVSSLSSASAPLPPPPHTAVDWNEPVSGTEVGDGSGYRSVEEDSKLSIPVRAYFFSTSVDLKSLVEQNKPNFIPPTSRMTNYVVLRFGNFFELSALGSCINGSNCCYMVVFQYGSIVLFNVREHEVDDYLKIVRNHASGLLPEMRKDEYEVREKPTLNTWMQGGLDYIMLQFLNIDGIRTIGSVLGQSIALDYYGRQVDGMVAEFTDINRGMEKTGTFSMDSKKLFQIVGKANSNLADVILKLGLFERSDIAWKDAKYAQIWEYLRDEFELTQRFASLDFKLKFVEHNIRFLQEILQNRKSDFLEWLIIVLISVEIIISVFDLALRSGFKFFKLF, encoded by the exons ATGAAAAACCCCAAACAGAACACAGATGAACTAGAACCCTTtctccttccttcttctttctcgcataaaaaaataaaaaaaagtttaacaATGTGGCGCACAATAGACAGTCACTTGAAAACAATTCGATTACCAGTCCGTACAATTCTCTTTTCAAAATCTCCATTAAACCCTGATTATCACTCTCTTCCTCTCCTAAAACCCTATCCTCGCCATTTCTCTCTTCCTAAAACCCTAACCCTGTCTCTTTCCACTTTTAGTGGACGCTCACATTATTATGATTCCACCACCACTAATTTAGGCATTTTGAGATGCGTATCTTCGCTTTCCTCCGCCTCCGCACCGCTGCCGCCACCGCCGCACACGGCGGTTGATTGGAACGAGCCGGTTTCTGGCACTGAAGTTGGCGATGGTAGTGGATATCGTTCTGTTGAAGAGGATTCTAAACTCTCGATTCCTGTTCGTGCTTATTTCTTCTCCACTAG TGTGGATTTGAAGAGCTTAGTGGAACAGAACAAACCCAATTTCATTCCACCAACTTCTCGTATGACTAACTACGTTGTTCTTAGGTTTGGAAATTTCTTTGAACTCAGT GCTTTGGGCAGTTGCATAAATGGAAGCAATTGCTGTTACATGGTAGTGTTTCAATATGGATCTATTGTCTTGTTTAATGTTCGTGAGCATGAGGTTGATGATTACTTGAAAATTGTAAGAAACCACGCATCAGGATTGCTTCCTGAAATGAGAAAGGATG AATATGAGGTGAGAGAGAAGCCAACTTTGAACACGTGGATGCAAGGTGGGTTGGATTACATAATGTTGCAGTTCTTGAATATTGATGGAATCCGTACAATTGGTAGTGTTCTTGGTCAAAGTATTGCTCTTGATTATTATGGACGCCAG GTTGACGGGATGGTTGCTGAATTTACTGATATAAATCGTGGGATGGAGAAGACTGGAACATTTTCCATGGATAGCAAAAAACTTTTTCAAATAGTGGGGAAAGCAAATTCTAATCTTGCTGATGTGATTCTTAAGCTGGGACTCTTTGAGAG ATCAGATATTGCTTGGAAAGATGCCAAATATGCTCAGATATGGGAATATTTAAGAGATGAATTTGAATTAACTCAAAGATTTGCAAGTCTTGATTTCAAATTGAAGTTTGTAGAG CATAATATTCGCTTTCTTCAGGAAATTCTGCAAAATAGGAAGTCAGACTTCTTGGAATGGCTCATCATTGTGTTGATTAGTGTTGAAATCATTATATCTGTATTTGACCTTGCTCTGAGGTCAGGATTTAAATTCTTCAAATTGTTTTAA
- the LOC125370465 gene encoding S-protein homolog 5-like gives MSASTIQNQKHCFLILILLVLLMTSEGIRTVHINIINNFGVDLTVHCKSKDDDLGAHLLHDQEAYRFGFKPNYWGNTLFYCSFAWTGEVKWFDIYVDERDYGRCLDCKWRVDENGPCFLDNDTGEVNKCYQWN, from the coding sequence ATGAGTGCCTCCACAATCCAAAACCAAAAGCACTGTTTCTTGATTCTAATTCTACTGGTGCTATTGATGACCTCCGAAGGTATTAGAACTGTTCATATAAATATCATCAATAATTTTGGAGTAGACCTTACAGTGCACTGTAAGTCCAAAGATGACGACCTGGGTGCCCATCTACTGCACGATCAAGAAGCCTATCGGTTTGGGTTCAAGCCTAATTACTGGGGAAATACTCTGTTCTATTGCAGCTTTGCATGGACAGGAGAGGTCAAGTGGTTTGATATCTATGTAGACGAGAGGGACTACGGTAGATGCTTGGACTGTAAATGGCGTGTAGATGAGAATGGTCCTTGCTTCTTGGATAATGATACTGGTGAGGTTAATAAATGTTATCAGTGGAACTAG